In one window of Escherichia coli DSM 30083 = JCM 1649 = ATCC 11775 DNA:
- the yqeB gene encoding selenium-dependent molybdenum cofactor biosynthesis protein YqeB, whose amino-acid sequence MNIFTEAAKLEEQNCPFAMAQIVDSRGSTPRHSAQMLVRADGSIVGTIGGGMVERKVIEESLQALQERKPRLFHGRMARNGADAVGSDCGGAMSVFISVHGMRPRLVLIGAGHVNRAIAQSAALLGFDIAVADIYRESLNPELFPPSTTLLHAESFGAAVEALDIRPDNFVLIATNNQDREALDKLIEQPIAWLGLLASRRKVQLFLRQLREKGVAEEHIARLHAPVGYNIGAETPQEIAISVLAEILQVKNNAPGGLMMKPSHPSGHQLVVIRGAGDIASGVALRLYHAGFKVIMLEVEKPTVIRCTVAFAQAVFDGEMTVEGVTARLATSSAEAMKLTERGFIPVMVDPTCSLLDELKPLCVVDAILAKQNLGTRADMAPVTIALGPGFTAGKDCHAVIETNRGHWLGQVIYSGCAQENTGVPGNIMGHTTRRVIRAPAAGIMRSNVKLGDLVKEGDVIAWIGEHEIKAPLTGMVRGLLNDGLAVVGGFKIGDIDPRGETADFTSVSDKARAIGGGVLEALMMLMHQGVKATKEVLEVA is encoded by the coding sequence ATGAATATTTTCACAGAGGCTGCAAAACTCGAAGAGCAAAATTGTCCGTTTGCGATGGCGCAAATTGTTGATAGCCGAGGCTCAACCCCCCGCCATTCTGCACAAATGTTAGTGCGCGCCGATGGTTCTATCGTCGGTACAATTGGTGGCGGAATGGTTGAACGGAAGGTGATTGAAGAGTCGCTTCAGGCATTGCAGGAACGTAAGCCGCGATTATTCCATGGACGTATGGCTCGTAACGGTGCGGATGCTGTCGGGTCAGATTGTGGAGGTGCAATGTCAGTATTTATCAGCGTCCATGGTATGCGTCCACGTCTGGTGTTGATTGGTGCGGGGCATGTCAACCGGGCGATAGCCCAGAGTGCGGCGCTATTAGGATTTGATATCGCCGTTGCTGATATTTATCGCGAAAGCCTCAATCCTGAACTATTCCCACCATCAACCACGCTTCTCCATGCTGAGTCGTTTGGTGCGGCAGTGGAAGCACTGGATATTCGCCCTGATAATTTTGTCCTGATTGCCACGAATAATCAGGATCGTGAAGCCCTCGACAAACTCATTGAACAACCCATTGCATGGCTGGGGTTGCTGGCAAGTCGCCGCAAGGTTCAGCTTTTCCTGCGCCAATTGCGTGAGAAAGGCGTGGCTGAAGAACATATTGCCCGTTTACATGCGCCCGTTGGTTACAACATAGGTGCGGAAACGCCGCAGGAGATCGCCATCAGCGTGCTGGCAGAAATATTACAGGTGAAAAATAACGCGCCGGGTGGGCTGATGATGAAGCCTTCTCATCCTTCCGGACACCAGCTGGTGGTGATTCGCGGTGCGGGGGATATCGCCAGTGGTGTAGCGCTACGTCTGTATCATGCGGGTTTTAAAGTGATCATGTTGGAAGTGGAAAAACCGACAGTGATTCGTTGTACCGTGGCGTTTGCCCAGGCCGTGTTCGATGGCGAAATGACGGTCGAAGGCGTCACCGCCCGCCTGGCAACCAGCTCTGCGGAAGCGATGAAACTTACCGAACGCGGATTTATCCCTGTGATGGTAGATCCCACCTGTTCATTGCTTGATGAACTGAAACCGCTTTGCGTGGTGGACGCTATTCTGGCGAAACAGAATTTGGGAACGCGGGCAGATATGGCACCAGTAACAATCGCGCTTGGGCCGGGCTTTACTGCAGGGAAGGATTGTCATGCGGTAATTGAAACAAATCGCGGGCACTGGCTCGGTCAGGTGATTTACTCAGGTTGTGCGCAGGAGAATACCGGTGTTCCCGGCAATATTATGGGGCATACCACCCGACGAGTGATCCGCGCTCCTGCTGCAGGCATTATGCGATCCAACGTGAAATTAGGCGATCTGGTGAAAGAGGGCGATGTCATTGCCTGGATTGGTGAGCATGAAATTAAAGCACCGTTGACGGGGATGGTGCGTGGCTTGTTGAACGACGGACTGGCCGTGGTCGGTGGTTTTAAAATTGGTGATATCGATCCTCGTGGTGAAACGGCTGATTTCACCAGCGTTTCTGATAAAGCCCGGGCGATTGGCGGCGGCGTACTTGAGGCGTTAATGATGTTGATGCATCAGGGCGTTAAAGCGACAAAAGAAGTGCTGGAAGTGGCTTAA
- the arcC gene encoding carbamate kinase — protein MSKKIVLALGGNALGDDLAGQMKAVKITSQAIVDLIAQGHEVIVTHGNGPQVGMINQAFEAAAKTEAHSPMLPMSVCVALSQGYIGYDLQNALREELLSRGINKPVATLVTQVEVDANDPAFLNPTKPIGSFFTEQEAELLTKQGYTLKEDAGRGYRRVVASPKPVDIIEKETVKALVDAGQVVITVGGGGIPVIREGNHLRGASAVIDKDWASARLAEMIDADMLIILTAVEKVAINFGKENEQWLDRLSLSDAERFIEEGHFAKGSMLPKVEAAASFARSRAGREALITVLSKAKEGIEGKTGTVICQ, from the coding sequence ATGAGTAAGAAAATTGTTCTCGCCCTGGGCGGGAATGCGCTGGGCGATGACCTGGCTGGGCAAATGAAAGCGGTAAAAATTACTTCTCAGGCAATTGTTGATTTAATTGCCCAGGGACATGAGGTCATCGTCACTCATGGCAACGGGCCACAGGTGGGCATGATTAACCAGGCCTTTGAAGCTGCAGCAAAAACTGAAGCGCACTCGCCAATGCTGCCGATGTCTGTCTGTGTTGCCTTAAGCCAGGGTTATATTGGTTACGATCTACAAAACGCCTTAAGAGAAGAACTGCTTTCTCGTGGCATTAATAAACCTGTAGCAACGCTGGTTACCCAGGTCGAAGTCGATGCTAACGATCCGGCATTCCTCAACCCGACCAAGCCGATTGGTTCGTTCTTTACCGAGCAAGAAGCAGAGCTACTGACAAAACAGGGTTACACTCTGAAAGAAGATGCGGGTCGCGGCTATCGTCGTGTCGTTGCTTCGCCAAAACCGGTTGATATCATTGAAAAAGAAACGGTTAAAGCTCTGGTAGATGCCGGACAGGTGGTGATCACCGTTGGCGGTGGTGGTATCCCTGTTATTCGTGAAGGTAACCATCTGCGTGGTGCCAGCGCGGTTATCGATAAAGACTGGGCCAGCGCCCGTTTAGCAGAAATGATCGATGCCGATATGCTGATCATTCTGACTGCGGTAGAAAAAGTGGCCATTAACTTCGGAAAAGAGAATGAACAGTGGCTCGATCGCCTGTCGTTAAGTGATGCTGAACGCTTTATCGAAGAAGGTCATTTTGCGAAAGGTTCTATGCTGCCTAAAGTGGAAGCTGCCGCCTCGTTTGCTCGCTCTCGCGCAGGTCGTGAAGCACTGATTACCGTATTGAGCAAAGCGAAAGAAGGGATTGAAGGCAAAACCGGAACGGTGATTTGTCAGTAA